In one Agathobacter rectalis ATCC 33656 genomic region, the following are encoded:
- a CDS encoding helix-turn-helix domain-containing protein encodes MTVGEKIRKFRIDQGYTQKELAIMSGLSESAIRNYELGNRFPSSEQLEKIANSLKISPYAMSDPNFDTYVSVMHALFALEDQYGLHAYRDESGVPQLMFKDKGHDSSNMLDNIGTWADMYQKFRNEEITEKEYLDWKAKYPQNQNDI; translated from the coding sequence ATGACAGTAGGTGAGAAAATAAGAAAATTCCGGATTGATCAAGGATATACACAGAAAGAATTGGCAATCATGTCCGGATTAAGCGAATCGGCAATTAGAAATTATGAACTTGGGAATCGTTTTCCATCATCAGAACAATTAGAAAAAATAGCAAACTCATTAAAGATCAGTCCATACGCCATGTCTGATCCAAACTTTGATACTTATGTTAGTGTCATGCACGCATTATTTGCTTTAGAGGATCAATATGGTCTGCACGCCTACCGGGATGAATCCGGCGTACCACAGCTCATGTTTAAAGACAAAGGACATGATTCTTCAAATATGCTGGACAACATTGGAACATGGGCTGATATGTACCAGAAATTCAGAAATGAAGAGATTACAGAAAAAGAATATTTAGACTGGAAAGCAAAATATCCTCAAAATCAAAATGATATATAA
- a CDS encoding site-specific integrase, with amino-acid sequence MTVIKNQKSNTYEVRTYYKDWTGVRKQKTKRGFKRKCDAQEWERAFKLKENLSLDMYFEDFVDLYLNDIKSRIKYNTWLTKKHIVEKKILPYFSKKKLQEIKPSDIRQWQNTMMNYRNKQGEGYSQVYLKTIHNQLSAILNHAVNFYDLKSNAARKAGSMGKERTKEMLFWTKEEYMKFIEAVADKPISFYAFEILYWCGVRMGELLALTPADFDFQACTIRINKSYQRLEGKDIITDPKTTKRNRMITMPEFLSEELESYIGMLYGLNENDRIFQISKSYLHHEMDRGVKLSGVKRIRIHDLRHSHVSLLINMGYSAVAIGERVGHESVEITYRYAHLFPTIQTEMAENLNQEREEYLDE; translated from the coding sequence TTGACAGTAATCAAAAACCAAAAGTCAAATACTTACGAGGTAAGAACCTATTATAAGGATTGGACCGGCGTAAGAAAGCAGAAGACGAAAAGGGGATTTAAACGTAAATGTGATGCCCAGGAATGGGAAAGAGCGTTTAAGTTAAAGGAGAATTTGAGTCTGGATATGTATTTTGAAGATTTCGTAGATCTTTATCTGAATGATATCAAATCCAGAATCAAATATAATACCTGGCTGACGAAAAAGCATATTGTAGAAAAAAAGATTCTCCCATATTTTTCGAAAAAGAAGTTGCAGGAAATAAAACCTTCCGATATTCGACAGTGGCAGAACACCATGATGAACTATCGGAATAAACAAGGAGAAGGCTATTCGCAGGTCTATCTAAAGACCATCCATAATCAGCTGAGTGCAATTTTGAATCATGCAGTTAATTTCTATGATTTGAAAAGCAATGCTGCACGCAAGGCTGGATCTATGGGAAAAGAAAGAACAAAAGAGATGCTTTTCTGGACAAAAGAAGAGTATATGAAGTTTATTGAAGCGGTGGCGGATAAGCCAATTTCCTTTTATGCATTTGAAATCTTATATTGGTGTGGAGTGCGTATGGGAGAGTTGTTAGCGCTGACACCGGCAGATTTCGATTTTCAGGCTTGTACTATCCGAATCAATAAATCTTATCAAAGATTAGAGGGGAAGGATATTATTACGGATCCTAAGACTACGAAGCGTAATCGCATGATCACCATGCCGGAATTTTTAAGCGAAGAATTAGAATCGTATATAGGAATGCTGTATGGTCTGAATGAAAATGACAGGATATTTCAAATTTCAAAAAGTTATCTTCACCATGAAATGGATCGTGGTGTGAAGCTGTCAGGAGTGAAGAGGATACGAATCCATGATTTACGACATTCTCATGTGTCGTTATTGATCAATATGGGATATTCTGCGGTGGCAATTGGAGAAAGGGTAGGACATGAAAGTGTGGAGATCACATATCGATATGCACATTTGTTCCCGACAATCCAAACAGAAATGGCGGAAAATCTAAATCAGGAAAGAGAGGAATATCTGGATGAGTGA
- a CDS encoding DUF1778 domain-containing protein, with product MRKSISISIRVSEDELEKFKEAARLEAYASYSEFVRRTALIEATRIIKENNEGENTYEHN from the coding sequence ATGAGAAAATCAATTTCAATCAGCATAAGAGTAAGTGAAGATGAGTTGGAAAAATTCAAAGAGGCTGCAAGACTGGAGGCATATGCTTCATATAGTGAGTTTGTTAGAAGAACGGCATTAATAGAAGCTACAAGAATAATCAAGGAAAACAATGAAGGAGAAAATACCTATGAACATAATTAG
- a CDS encoding HaeIII family restriction endonuclease, with protein sequence MNIISLFSGCGGLDLGFESAGFNIPVANEFDKTIWATFKANHPNTHLIEGDIRQVTKEDIEQYIDGEIDGIIGGPPCQSWSEAGSLKGIKDARGQLFFDYIRILKEFQPKFFLAENVSGMLANRHSEAVQNILNLFDGAGYDVSFTLVNAKDYGVAEERKRVFYIGFRKDLNIDFGFPKGSTKEDDKKITLRDIIWDLQDTAVPSGEKNHHNPEAINNNEYYTGAYSPIFMSRNRVKSWDEQAFTVQASGRQCQLHPQAPKMVKVGQNDCRFVEGKEHLYRRMTIREVARVQGFPDNFKFIYEDTNTAYKMIGNAVPVNLAYEIAVAIKKYLEGNSADVVVDDDVIDAKEVNEKKVSTKSNDQGRAYEYAWIKTLYKALCEMRKTKIVDNSSLHANEKAWMLMDEEMQQTFMISAEAAINEVLEMEPRLSENDNDELTLEFQKDGAGVKGDVRDIVIRRDDIEWEIGLSIKHNHDAVKHSRLSHKLDFGKEWFDIPCSNEYWGAVNPIFDMLKSEKENGSRWSEIVQKDENVYVPLLQAFMDEVNRAYKEDKNMPEKMIEYLIGKEDYYKIVSHDSKRLTLIHTFNMHDTLNKSSKDKVSEIEVPVVELPTRLIDIGFKPKSNNTVEMILDNGWQLSFRIHSASTKVEPSLKFDVQFISMPVSVCTIKCVWK encoded by the coding sequence ATGAACATAATTAGTTTGTTTAGTGGATGTGGGGGATTAGATTTAGGATTTGAAAGCGCTGGGTTTAATATTCCTGTTGCTAATGAATTTGATAAGACAATATGGGCTACATTCAAAGCTAATCACCCTAATACACATCTGATTGAAGGAGATATAAGACAAGTAACAAAAGAAGATATTGAACAGTATATAGATGGTGAAATTGATGGAATTATAGGTGGACCACCTTGTCAGTCATGGTCTGAAGCTGGATCATTGAAAGGTATTAAGGATGCAAGGGGACAGTTATTTTTTGATTATATAAGAATTCTTAAGGAATTTCAGCCTAAATTCTTTCTGGCGGAAAATGTTAGCGGAATGTTAGCTAATAGACATTCAGAGGCAGTACAGAACATACTCAATCTTTTCGATGGAGCAGGATATGATGTATCTTTTACACTTGTTAATGCAAAGGATTATGGTGTGGCTGAAGAAAGAAAAAGGGTATTTTATATAGGGTTTAGAAAAGACTTGAATATTGATTTTGGATTTCCTAAGGGGTCAACCAAAGAAGATGATAAGAAGATTACTCTTAGAGATATAATATGGGATTTACAGGATACAGCAGTGCCTTCAGGAGAAAAAAATCATCATAATCCAGAAGCAATCAATAATAATGAGTATTACACAGGAGCATATTCTCCAATTTTTATGAGCCGAAACAGAGTGAAATCCTGGGATGAGCAAGCTTTTACAGTACAGGCATCAGGAAGACAATGTCAGTTACATCCACAGGCACCTAAGATGGTTAAGGTGGGGCAGAATGATTGCAGATTTGTAGAGGGCAAAGAACATCTTTATCGCCGAATGACAATAAGAGAAGTAGCCAGAGTTCAAGGGTTTCCAGATAATTTTAAATTTATATATGAAGATACAAACACAGCTTATAAAATGATTGGAAATGCAGTTCCAGTTAATCTTGCATATGAAATAGCAGTAGCAATAAAGAAATACTTAGAGGGTAATAGTGCAGATGTGGTAGTAGATGATGATGTTATAGATGCAAAGGAGGTCAATGAGAAAAAAGTGAGTACAAAGAGTAATGATCAGGGAAGAGCATATGAATATGCGTGGATTAAAACACTTTATAAGGCATTGTGTGAAATGCGTAAAACAAAAATAGTTGATAATTCCAGCTTACATGCGAATGAAAAAGCATGGATGCTTATGGATGAGGAAATGCAGCAGACATTTATGATTTCTGCTGAAGCTGCAATTAATGAAGTACTTGAAATGGAGCCAAGATTATCAGAAAACGATAATGACGAACTGACATTAGAGTTTCAAAAAGATGGAGCTGGCGTTAAAGGCGATGTAAGAGATATTGTTATTCGCAGAGACGATATTGAATGGGAAATAGGATTAAGTATCAAGCACAATCACGATGCAGTTAAACACAGCAGATTAAGTCATAAACTGGATTTTGGCAAAGAATGGTTTGATATACCTTGTAGTAACGAATATTGGGGTGCGGTTAATCCAATATTTGATATGCTGAAAAGTGAAAAAGAAAATGGCTCACGATGGTCAGAAATAGTGCAGAAAGATGAAAATGTATATGTACCATTATTGCAGGCTTTTATGGATGAAGTTAATAGGGCATATAAAGAAGATAAGAATATGCCTGAAAAGATGATAGAATACCTTATAGGAAAAGAAGATTATTACAAGATAGTTAGTCATGACAGTAAACGACTTACATTGATTCATACTTTTAATATGCATGATACTTTAAATAAGTCGAGTAAGGATAAGGTTTCGGAAATTGAAGTTCCTGTGGTTGAATTACCGACAAGACTGATTGACATTGGATTTAAGCCGAAAAGTAATAATACTGTAGAAATGATTTTGGACAATGGATGGCAGTTGAGTTTTAGAATTCATAGTGCAAGTACAAAGGTAGAACCAAGTTTAAAATTCGATGTGCAGTTTATAAGTATGCCTGTGTCAGTATGCACTATCAAATGTGTATGGAAATAA
- a CDS encoding AbiJ-NTD4 domain-containing protein gives MEFFSTRNKILSINPNGLRSTSIQLRERIWNVFYKEEYDYYDTLEYTSYTTGIEDMMLEMGIKYEFPANKIYKNQNAEKLHKHVVQCEGMWYRIYDFIEKYLRVTDSEKTQRLTIEFNRILEEEVAPYRILNGLVVPIIGKSELNSIGETIDLEYESVSKHMTKALELYSDRKKPDYENSVKESISSVESMCSIITGLSGGAATLGNTLKKLKENGVNIHPALENAFKQLYGYTSDSGGIRHGSIEFVNVASEDAKYMLVSCSAFVNYLTEKWIKYNLK, from the coding sequence ATGGAATTTTTTTCAACAAGAAATAAAATTTTAAGTATAAATCCTAATGGATTGAGAAGTACAAGTATTCAGTTGCGAGAACGCATATGGAATGTATTTTATAAAGAAGAGTATGATTATTATGATACATTGGAGTATACGTCTTATACAACGGGAATAGAAGATATGATGTTGGAAATGGGAATTAAATATGAATTTCCAGCAAATAAAATATACAAAAATCAGAATGCAGAAAAGTTGCATAAGCATGTGGTTCAATGTGAAGGTATGTGGTATAGAATATATGATTTTATTGAAAAATATCTTAGAGTGACTGATAGTGAAAAAACACAAAGGTTGACGATAGAATTCAATCGAATACTAGAAGAGGAAGTTGCTCCATACAGAATTTTAAATGGATTAGTTGTACCGATTATTGGTAAAAGTGAATTGAACTCAATAGGTGAAACAATTGACTTGGAATATGAATCTGTTAGTAAACATATGACAAAGGCATTAGAGTTATATTCTGATAGAAAAAAACCAGATTATGAAAATTCAGTAAAGGAATCAATAAGCAGTGTAGAGTCTATGTGTAGTATTATAACAGGACTATCAGGAGGTGCAGCGACATTAGGGAACACATTGAAAAAGTTAAAAGAGAATGGAGTGAATATACATCCGGCATTGGAAAATGCATTTAAGCAGTTGTATGGATATACTTCAGATTCAGGTGGAATAAGGCACGGAAGTATTGAATTTGTTAATGTGGCAAGTGAAGATGCGAAGTATATGTTAGTGTCATGTTCAGCTTTTGTAAATTATTTGACGGAAAAATGGATAAAATACAATTTAAAATGA
- a CDS encoding HAD-IA family hydrolase, giving the protein MTKVNFYDSIDDSKLKFAVIIAKHNGKWVFCKHRERSTWEVPGGHREQGEDILETAKRELYEETGAINFEINPICIYSVTAPDNFDGKETFGKLFFAEIHTFEKDLHSEIEKIAIMNELPLNWTYPEIQPRLLEEARQRGFLPKKDEIKWLFFDVGSTLVDESRVYEDRMKKIAELSGITPQQIYENAISLYRRNKKGDLEIAKQLGIELPKWESQYEKLYTDSEDCLKGLSRNYEIGIIANQPLGTSERLENLGVRKYIDLIIASAEEGVSKPDRRIFEIALERSRCRPENAVMIGDRIDNDIVPAKQLGMKTIWIKQGFGSLWTVMDESEKADIEVNNLSDILNYL; this is encoded by the coding sequence ATGACGAAAGTGAATTTCTATGATAGCATTGATGATTCAAAGCTAAAGTTTGCAGTTATTATTGCAAAACATAATGGAAAATGGGTATTCTGCAAGCATAGAGAAAGAAGTACATGGGAAGTGCCGGGAGGACATAGAGAACAAGGTGAGGATATTCTTGAAACAGCAAAGAGAGAATTGTATGAGGAAACAGGAGCCATTAATTTTGAGATAAATCCGATATGTATTTATTCTGTGACGGCGCCAGACAACTTTGATGGGAAAGAAACCTTTGGAAAGTTATTTTTCGCGGAGATACATACGTTTGAAAAAGATTTACATAGTGAGATAGAGAAAATAGCAATTATGAATGAACTACCGCTTAATTGGACATATCCGGAAATTCAACCAAGACTGCTAGAAGAAGCGAGACAAAGAGGATTTTTGCCTAAGAAGGATGAAATAAAATGGTTGTTTTTTGATGTTGGTTCGACGCTGGTTGATGAAAGTAGAGTTTATGAAGATAGGATGAAAAAAATAGCTGAATTATCTGGTATAACTCCGCAACAAATTTATGAAAATGCGATATCATTATACAGGAGAAATAAAAAAGGTGATTTAGAGATAGCAAAACAATTGGGGATAGAACTACCTAAATGGGAATCACAATATGAAAAGCTGTATACAGATTCTGAAGATTGCTTGAAAGGGTTAAGCAGAAATTATGAAATTGGTATAATCGCAAACCAACCATTAGGAACTTCTGAGAGATTAGAAAATCTTGGAGTACGAAAATATATTGATTTGATTATCGCATCAGCAGAAGAAGGTGTTTCAAAACCAGATAGGCGAATATTTGAAATTGCATTGGAAAGAAGCCGTTGCAGACCAGAGAATGCAGTTATGATTGGTGACCGTATTGATAATGATATTGTACCTGCAAAACAGTTAGGAATGAAAACGATATGGATAAAACAGGGATTTGGAAGTTTGTGGACTGTAATGGACGAGAGTGAAAAAGCCGATATTGAAGTTAATAACTTATCTGACATTTTGAATTATCTATAG
- a CDS encoding carbon-nitrogen hydrolase family protein, translated as MFKVAILQKRSINEQIDKNIETIIMAMEEASEKHADILLLPECFITGYDLPMSYEKSIADNDIRIAQICENAKKYKIGVVLTAFTKGSKQPQNSAFVINKSGNILMKYSKVHTCDFADERDVESGKEFKVCDFEGIQLGIMICYDREYPESARILMLKGAEVILVPNDCGSMQARIRALSTRAYENMVAVAMANPNGDNAGCSCAYSPICWDRNGKCVDNTVLLADDKTEGIFYAEFDMEAIREYRNREMLGNTFRKVESYSRLLSKEIKEPFIRDGQNR; from the coding sequence ATGTTCAAGGTTGCTATACTACAAAAACGTTCTATTAATGAACAAATAGATAAGAATATTGAAACTATCATTATGGCAATGGAAGAGGCTTCGGAAAAACATGCAGATATTCTATTGTTGCCAGAATGTTTTATTACAGGATATGATTTGCCTATGTCATATGAAAAAAGCATTGCAGATAATGATATAAGAATTGCCCAAATATGTGAGAATGCTAAAAAATATAAAATAGGCGTAGTACTTACTGCATTTACAAAAGGTAGTAAGCAACCACAGAACTCAGCCTTTGTTATCAATAAGTCGGGAAATATATTGATGAAATACTCTAAGGTGCATACCTGTGATTTCGCAGATGAAAGAGATGTTGAATCAGGGAAAGAATTTAAGGTGTGTGATTTTGAAGGAATACAATTAGGTATTATGATTTGTTATGACAGAGAATACCCGGAAAGTGCAAGAATACTTATGTTAAAAGGTGCAGAAGTTATTCTTGTACCAAATGATTGTGGTTCCATGCAAGCAAGAATCAGGGCACTTTCGACAAGAGCTTATGAAAATATGGTTGCAGTCGCTATGGCAAATCCGAATGGAGATAATGCTGGATGTTCCTGCGCATATAGTCCAATTTGCTGGGATAGAAATGGAAAATGTGTTGATAACACAGTTTTGCTGGCTGATGATAAAACTGAGGGGATTTTTTATGCGGAGTTTGATATGGAAGCTATTAGAGAATACAGGAATCGGGAAATGTTAGGAAACACATTTCGTAAGGTAGAATCATATAGTCGGTTGTTAAGTAAAGAAATCAAGGAACCATTTATAAGGGATGGCCAGAATAGATAA
- a CDS encoding GrpB family protein, which yields MHFRDYLNANENVALQYEKLKEELESKYADDRVAYTNGKQNMINKILGK from the coding sequence ATTCATTTCAGGGATTATCTTAATGCCAATGAGAATGTGGCATTGCAGTATGAAAAATTAAAGGAAGAACTTGAAAGTAAGTATGCAGATGACAGGGTTGCATACACGAATGGCAAACAGAATATGATAAACAAAATTTTAGGCAAATGA
- a CDS encoding GNAT family N-acetyltransferase translates to MLRLRPYNKNDAEIIMSWIKGENAFYKWTAGVLGEYPISAEQFNTVSNLMAFTAIDDNEIVGFFTMRRPNEFYEELRFGFVIVDSKKRGQGYGKNMLKLGLKYAKEIFGANKVSLGVFENNESAYYCYKAIGFEDVSQDEIEKYTVMGEEWNCLELEINL, encoded by the coding sequence ATGTTAAGATTAAGGCCATACAATAAAAATGATGCAGAAATAATTATGTCGTGGATAAAGGGAGAGAATGCTTTTTATAAATGGACAGCAGGAGTTTTAGGTGAATATCCAATTTCTGCCGAGCAGTTCAATACGGTAAGTAATCTTATGGCATTTACTGCTATTGATGATAATGAGATAGTGGGATTTTTTACCATGAGAAGACCGAATGAATTTTATGAGGAATTACGGTTTGGCTTTGTAATTGTTGATTCGAAAAAACGTGGGCAGGGATATGGAAAAAATATGCTGAAATTAGGCTTAAAATATGCTAAAGAAATATTTGGTGCTAATAAAGTTTCATTAGGTGTTTTTGAGAATAATGAATCAGCTTATTATTGCTATAAGGCAATAGGTTTTGAGGATGTATCTCAAGATGAAATAGAAAAGTATACTGTAATGGGAGAAGAATGGAATTGCCTTGAACTGGAAATAAACCTATAA
- a CDS encoding GNAT family N-acetyltransferase produces the protein MNDLIKLKLVTEDEAECLHRLQVEAFMPLYEKYQDDDTSPAKESLKRVTEKIIEENSDFYFIVFHGEKVGGVRVRWHQGKKVHENVNWISPIFIIPKFQNKGIASTVIEQLFGFYPNTIEWRLDTIKQETGNCHLYEKCGFVRVGEDIVVNEKMTLVGYVKNCINVRRFDSCLFAI, from the coding sequence ATGAATGATTTAATTAAATTGAAATTGGTAACAGAAGATGAAGCAGAGTGTTTGCATAGACTACAGGTAGAAGCGTTTATGCCATTATATGAAAAATATCAAGATGATGATACAAGTCCGGCAAAAGAAAGCCTGAAAAGAGTAACAGAGAAGATTATTGAGGAAAATTCAGATTTTTACTTCATTGTGTTTCATGGAGAAAAAGTTGGAGGTGTGAGAGTCAGATGGCATCAAGGCAAAAAGGTGCATGAAAATGTTAATTGGATATCTCCTATTTTCATAATTCCCAAATTTCAAAATAAAGGGATTGCGAGCACGGTAATAGAACAATTATTTGGCTTTTATCCGAATACAATAGAATGGCGTTTAGATACGATTAAGCAGGAAACAGGCAATTGTCATTTATACGAAAAATGCGGCTTTGTTAGAGTTGGCGAGGATATAGTGGTAAATGAAAAGATGACATTGGTTGGTTATGTAAAAAATTGTATTAATGTGCGAAGATTTGATAGCTGCCTTTTTGCTATATGA
- a CDS encoding AAA family ATPase has translation MIIEVRAKNCYAFEDDITFSMKADMRNKKFGANVHKENNFNVLKTVGIYGPNNAGKTCLIKCIRAIRNVLLNKKNGLMPNIFTDSDVCKLGVTFMASGRKFSYDFKYDAEKEEYIYESFSEIFKDQYNNEKEVCWLKKDTVSEIYECIDESVQNMISVVSKNNLLCYVVDTSKFEHINEMKQILVGFAEKIDIINMNNIPMQHTIELMKNKNQLQQKVVEFIKNADLYMDNFEYVDMDKIQLKTGEGDEKPDEKVLDIPENIMDQIRLVSTYKGVHVPSMMFDSTGTKKIAAIASYVIEALEQGRILVVDELDSSIHFKLTRAIVAMFNNELNTSAQMIFTVHDINLMDCKRMFRKEQIWFVHKDEEGVYVYSLADFTAQQGVRDTTDVMEKYRKGALGALPDPELINSLLSIKSGVKGDDADAK, from the coding sequence ATGATTATAGAGGTAAGAGCAAAAAACTGTTATGCATTTGAGGATGATATTACATTTTCAATGAAAGCAGATATGCGAAATAAAAAATTTGGAGCAAATGTTCACAAAGAGAATAATTTTAATGTCCTTAAAACGGTAGGAATATATGGACCAAACAATGCCGGTAAAACATGTCTAATCAAGTGCATTAGGGCAATAAGAAATGTACTTTTAAATAAGAAGAATGGACTGATGCCAAATATATTTACTGATAGTGATGTATGCAAGTTAGGTGTTACATTTATGGCATCTGGAAGAAAGTTTTCTTATGATTTTAAGTATGATGCAGAAAAAGAAGAATATATATATGAGTCATTTTCGGAGATATTTAAAGATCAGTACAACAACGAAAAGGAAGTTTGTTGGTTAAAAAAAGATACTGTTAGTGAAATATATGAGTGTATTGATGAATCTGTTCAGAATATGATTTCAGTTGTATCGAAGAATAATTTGCTATGCTATGTGGTAGATACAAGTAAATTCGAACATATCAATGAGATGAAGCAGATTCTTGTCGGATTTGCAGAAAAAATTGATATCATCAATATGAATAACATACCTATGCAGCACACGATTGAACTTATGAAGAATAAGAATCAGTTACAGCAAAAGGTTGTTGAGTTCATAAAAAATGCTGACTTATATATGGATAATTTTGAATATGTGGATATGGATAAGATACAGTTGAAAACTGGTGAAGGTGACGAAAAGCCAGATGAGAAAGTGCTTGATATTCCAGAGAACATTATGGATCAAATCAGATTGGTTTCTACTTATAAGGGAGTCCATGTGCCAAGTATGATGTTTGACTCCACAGGAACAAAGAAGATTGCAGCTATTGCCAGCTATGTAATTGAAGCACTTGAACAAGGCAGGATTTTAGTCGTGGATGAGTTGGATAGCAGTATTCATTTTAAGCTCACCAGGGCGATTGTTGCGATGTTTAATAATGAATTAAATACAAGTGCACAGATGATATTTACAGTACATGATATAAATCTTATGGATTGCAAGAGAATGTTTCGAAAGGAGCAGATTTGGTTTGTTCATAAGGATGAAGAAGGGGTGTATGTATATTCACTTGCAGATTTTACAGCTCAGCAGGGAGTACGAGATACGACAGATGTTATGGAAAAATATAGGAAAGGTGCGCTTGGCGCTTTACCTGATCCTGAATTGATTAACTCATTGCTTAGTATTAAAAGTGGTGTAAAGGGGGATGATGCCGATGCCAAATAA
- a CDS encoding macro domain-containing protein has translation MNKVNVIKQNLEFIGKTWMKCIGTFASILSLFFLFWTWDDIRITSTQYKCVIIILLCVLALILAILWTCIFKRTKTIWESPSGKIKVCYSDIMKDGFDKRNKEEKLFVIPVNSCFDTIVDEDISTCSKPLVSPNLLHGRWIKTMVNKGFTIEEIDNKIHNCLEMQNLLPKSIIADEDKERGKREVYELGTVAMIRGNNNSTFLLLAISEYDKDNIAHTSVDDLEMCIKSLLNFYDQHDQGHRLVIPLMGTNLSRAGLSHNDSLRVITSLFQLYGDKIHGEVDVVIYKGDKDKVTLDI, from the coding sequence ATGAACAAAGTGAATGTGATAAAACAAAATTTGGAGTTCATAGGTAAAACGTGGATGAAGTGTATTGGCACATTTGCAAGTATATTATCGCTTTTCTTTTTGTTTTGGACTTGGGATGATATACGCATTACGTCAACGCAATATAAATGTGTGATAATAATATTATTATGTGTGCTTGCACTCATACTTGCAATCCTATGGACGTGTATTTTTAAGAGAACAAAGACAATTTGGGAAAGTCCATCTGGGAAAATAAAAGTATGTTATTCTGATATTATGAAAGATGGGTTTGACAAAAGGAACAAGGAAGAAAAGTTATTTGTAATTCCGGTTAATTCATGTTTTGACACTATTGTAGATGAAGATATATCAACATGTTCAAAGCCATTGGTATCACCTAATTTGTTACATGGAAGATGGATAAAAACAATGGTTAATAAGGGATTTACTATAGAAGAAATAGACAACAAGATACATAATTGCTTGGAAATGCAAAATTTACTGCCCAAAAGTATTATTGCTGACGAAGATAAGGAACGTGGGAAAAGAGAAGTATATGAGTTAGGTACAGTGGCGATGATTAGGGGAAATAACAATAGTACCTTTTTGTTACTTGCAATTTCGGAATACGATAAAGATAATATCGCTCATACTTCTGTCGATGATTTAGAAATGTGCATAAAGTCACTTCTTAATTTTTACGATCAACATGACCAAGGGCATAGATTGGTAATTCCATTGATGGGAACAAACCTTTCGAGAGCAGGATTGTCACATAATGATTCACTGAGAGTAATAACATCGTTATTTCAATTGTATGGAGATAAAATACATGGAGAAGTTGATGTTGTTATATATAAAGGAGATAAAGATAAAGTAACATTAGACATATAG
- a CDS encoding TIR domain-containing protein, with the protein MSYQNANYSAFYVSEPFSESNLGANSTHDFVYYNMLRMWKGEDNSFPFNDAHDKTYNVRDGSDWEKTLKPRLHTRLDNSKNIILFLSSITANSRALREEMNYGIGTKGLPVIVIYPDYDKKSDIVDSNGNFKKQIKDLWDKLPAFRDNMSSVATLHIPCTKSVIISALNNEDFMVNTMADAEKYYYKP; encoded by the coding sequence ATGTCATATCAAAATGCAAATTATAGTGCGTTTTATGTTTCGGAACCATTTAGCGAAAGTAATTTAGGGGCAAATTCAACACATGATTTTGTTTACTACAATATGTTAAGAATGTGGAAAGGAGAGGATAATAGTTTTCCCTTTAATGATGCACATGATAAGACATATAATGTGCGAGATGGTAGTGATTGGGAAAAGACTCTTAAGCCTAGACTTCATACAAGACTTGACAATTCTAAGAACATTATTTTATTTTTAAGTTCCATTACTGCCAATAGTCGTGCATTGAGGGAGGAAATGAATTACGGAATAGGTACAAAAGGTTTACCGGTAATTGTAATTTATCCAGATTACGACAAGAAGTCAGATATAGTTGATAGTAATGGAAATTTCAAGAAGCAGATTAAAGATTTGTGGGATAAGTTGCCGGCTTTTCGTGATAATATGTCTTCGGTAGCTACATTGCATATTCCATGTACTAAGAGCGTTATTATATCAGCATTGAATAATGAAGATTTTATGGTAAATACAATGGCAGATGCTGAAAAATATTATTATAAACCATAA